From one Triticum urartu cultivar G1812 chromosome 3, Tu2.1, whole genome shotgun sequence genomic stretch:
- the LOC125546133 gene encoding disease resistance protein RPS2-like isoform X1 codes for MEAHAPPPPPPARLLPQTVGLFTSPAVAFILLVLNKIWDPIFDCYCFLLDPGRHMTDYNHAVQRVVAMKRDFNLSDPSPTSHQGGKWLERVVLLQKDKEMICKSYAEGGFLKKWYYIRKAIKETKKADDMASQFKEILVESKPRPRPVARISPGDPLEIMKTYTDKVVEFIKNESEDSKLLGIWGMAGVGKSVLIRNISMCHSQYAAADTPFQILFVDAGSDSSICKIQNALFGLLGLALTPDVTESVKAFTISSYLSENNFLLLLDDVREPFDLARIGVPVPDPASAMCRKVVFTTRTHAICASMGCDSIMQMSCPTEEDATKIFNCAVGTKALEDSRFCAVSSVLIKECGLLPEALRNVGLSMSIKDGPEQWELAVKLLRQAKLHLVTHKKDNLFERLRCSYDELEAKIKECLVLICSLWSEDANIPIDSLILMWIGMGLLDGLNAQREGYAYIRMLQQRCLLEKGQNTLTSSEDTHVRMNPMIRKAIIKTLDNREANWFPDLPWRSSLTEKTWLVAQRVWASAKDFEMFKRKCYLDQNNKERSKLLQSNVTVLVSRCVIKFDLCQFHQLVFLDMEGATLPNFPERVTKMNALEYLNLSSTGLTSVPSSLGDLSKLKYLFLRRNPELEHIPIGVIAKLKELKVLDLFDTGCLLTSLINEIKELEMDCLMAGFTVETENILRELRELSEVCPLYMCLSRFETEKVDLLYLLADFDKLHELQIKSSHHVLKLVYTDLEVQSTPKIFTCLERFIISNLPNLVSIDLKPEGLNIKSVKIYNCNKLTDITWILNLVNLEELVIKDCCRMRTLISASAAEELGLPRLKRVELHGLPELLTLSEAAPLCFKSVIHWCVFQCRKLSGLPKPPALKSVLLDCDVGIWNKMSQTGVAAQFAERVHL; via the exons atggaAGCACATGCTCCTCCTCCACCCCCACC AGCAAGGCTGCTGCCACAAACAGTTGGGCTTTTCACTAGCCCGGCTGTGGCATTTATTTTGCTGGTCCTCAACAAGATTTGGGATCCCATCTTTGATTGCTATTGTTTCCTGCTTGACCCTGGCCGCCATATGACGGATTATAACCATGCCGTACAAAGGGTGGTGGCGATGAAACGTGATTTCAATCTCAGCGACCCATCCCCTACTTCTCACCAGGGTGGCAAATGGCTGGAGCGTGTAGTGCTATTACAGAAGGACAAAGAAATGATCTGCAAGAGTTATGCTGAAGGTGGATTTTTGAAGAAATGGTATTATATCAGAAAAGCGATTAAAGAGACTAAGAAGGCAGATGACATGGCCAGTCAATTCAAGGAAATCCTCGTGGAGTCAAAGCCAAGGCCACGCCCTGTTGCTAGAATATCACCAGGAGACCCATTGGAGATTATGAAGACATATACAGATAAGGTCGTTGAATTTATCAAAAATGAATCTGAAGACTCTAAACTGCTTGGAATATGGGGAATGGCAGGAGTTGGCAAGTCGGTACTCATAAGAAATATCTCTATGTGCCACTCACAGTATGCTGCTGCTGATACCCCTTTCCAGATTCTGTTCGTTGATGCTGGTTCGGACAGCTCTATCTGTAAGATTCAAAATGCACTATTTGGCCTTCTGGGATTGGCGCTAACGCCAGATGTAACTGAATCTGTGAAGGCATTTACCATCAGTAGTTACTTGAGTGAAAACAATTTCTTGCTTCTGCTAGATGATGTTCGAGAGCCTTTTGATCTTGCAAGAATTGGCGTCCCTGTTCCAGACCCGGCCTCTGCTATGTGCCGCAAGGTTGTCTTCACAACACGTACGCATGCCATATGCGCTTCTATGGGGTGTGACAGTATTATGCAGATGTCATGTCCAACTGAGGAAGATGCTACTAAGATTTTCAACTGTGCAGTGGGTACCAAGGCCTTGGAGGATTCAAGGTTCTGTGCGGTTTCTTCTGTCTTAATTAAGGAGTGTGGTCTGCTGCCGGAAGCCTTGCGCAATGTTGGACTATCAATGTCCATAAAAGACGGACCTGAACAGTGGGAACTAGCTGTAAAGCTGCTGAGACAGGCCAAGTTGCATCTGGTTACTCATAAAAAGGATAACCTTTTTGAGAGGCTGCGGTGCAGTTACGATGAGCTGGAAGCTAAAATCAAAGAGTGTCTTGTCCTCATCTGTTCCTTGTGGAGTGAAGATGCAAATATTCCCATCGACAGCCTCATTCTAATGTGGATAGGCATGGGCTTGTTGGATGGCTTGAATGCACAGAGAGAAGGATATGCTTACATAAGAATGCTTCAGCAGCGATGTTTACTAGAGAAAGGGCAGAACACCCTCACTTCAAGTGAAGATACTCATGTTCGAATGAACCCAATGATTCGCAAGGCCATTATAAAGACATTGGATAACAGGGAAGCGAACTGGTTTCCAGATTTGCCTTGGAGATCCTCATTAACTGAGAAAACTTGGCTTGTAGCTCAGCGCGTCTGGGCATCAGCAAAAGATTTTGAGATGTTTAAGAGGAAATGTTATCTGGATCAGAATAACAAAGAGAGATCCAAGTTGCTGCAGTCTAACGTGACTGTGTTGGTTAGTCGCTGTGTTATAAAATTTGATCTTTGCCAATTTCACCAGCTTGTATTTCTTGATATGGAGGGAGCCACTCTTCCAAATTTCCCTGAACGAGTCACCAAGATGAATGCTCTAGAGTACCTCAATCTGTCATCCACGGGATTAACCTCAGTCCCTTCTTCTTTGGGAGATCTCTCAAAACTAAAGTATTTGTTTCTCCGAAGGAATCCTGAACTTGAGCATATACCGATAGGGGTGATTGCCAAGCTAAAGGAACTGAAAGTATTAGATCTGTTTGATACTGGGTGCCTGCTCACATCACTAATAAATGAGATAAAGGAGCTAGAAATGGATTGCCTCATGGCTGGGTTCACCGTGGAAACTGAAAATATATTGAGGGAACTGAGAGAGCTCTCTGAAGTTTGCCCACTGTATATGTGCTTGTCCAGGTTTGAGACCGAAAAGGTTGATCTTCTGTACTTGCTTGCAGACTTTGATAAACTGCATGAACTCCAAATTAAGAGCTCTCATCATGTGCTTAAATTAGTGTACACGGATCTTGAGGTTCAAAGCACCCCAAAGATTTTCACATGCCTTGAGAGATTTATAATTAGTAACCTGCCAAACCTTGTATCTATTGATTTGAAACCCGAAGGGTTGAACATTAAATCAGTGAAGATATACAACTGTAACAAGTTAACAGACATAACTTGGATTCTGAACCTGGTTAATTTAGAGGAGCTAGTTATCAAGGACTGCTGCAGGATGAGGACTCTCATTTCTGCTAGTGCGGCAGAAGAATTGGGACTGCCGAGATTGAAAAGAGTTGAGCTTCATGGTTTGCCTGAACTCCTTACCTTGTCAGAAGCAGCGCCTCTATGTTTCAAAAGCGTAATACACTGGTGTGTTTTTCAATGCCGCAAATTATCCGGGTTGCCTAAGCCGCCGGCTCTGAAGAGTGTGTTACTAGACTGTGATGTAGGCATTTGGAATAAAATGTCACAAACTGGTGTGGCGGCTCAGTTCGCTGAAAGAGTACATCTTTAG
- the LOC125546133 gene encoding disease resistance protein RPS2-like isoform X2, which translates to MEAHAPPPPPPARLLPQTVGLFTSPAVAFILLVLNKIWDPIFDCYCFLLDPGRHMTDYNHAVQRVVAMKRDFNLSDPSPTSHQGGKWLERVVLLQKDKEMICKSYAEGGFLKKWYYIRKAIKETKKADDMASQFKEILVESKPRPRPVARISPGDPLEIMKTYTDKVVEFIKNESEDSKLLGIWGMAGVGKSVLIRNISMCHSQYAAADTPFQILFVDAGSDSSICKIQNALFGLLGLALTPDVTESVKAFTISSYLSENNFLLLLDDVREPFDLARIGVPVPDPASAMCRKVVFTTRTHAICASMGCDSIMQMSCPTEEDALEDSRFCAVSSVLIKECGLLPEALRNVGLSMSIKDGPEQWELAVKLLRQAKLHLVTHKKDNLFERLRCSYDELEAKIKECLVLICSLWSEDANIPIDSLILMWIGMGLLDGLNAQREGYAYIRMLQQRCLLEKGQNTLTSSEDTHVRMNPMIRKAIIKTLDNREANWFPDLPWRSSLTEKTWLVAQRVWASAKDFEMFKRKCYLDQNNKERSKLLQSNVTVLVSRCVIKFDLCQFHQLVFLDMEGATLPNFPERVTKMNALEYLNLSSTGLTSVPSSLGDLSKLKYLFLRRNPELEHIPIGVIAKLKELKVLDLFDTGCLLTSLINEIKELEMDCLMAGFTVETENILRELRELSEVCPLYMCLSRFETEKVDLLYLLADFDKLHELQIKSSHHVLKLVYTDLEVQSTPKIFTCLERFIISNLPNLVSIDLKPEGLNIKSVKIYNCNKLTDITWILNLVNLEELVIKDCCRMRTLISASAAEELGLPRLKRVELHGLPELLTLSEAAPLCFKSVIHWCVFQCRKLSGLPKPPALKSVLLDCDVGIWNKMSQTGVAAQFAERVHL; encoded by the exons atggaAGCACATGCTCCTCCTCCACCCCCACC AGCAAGGCTGCTGCCACAAACAGTTGGGCTTTTCACTAGCCCGGCTGTGGCATTTATTTTGCTGGTCCTCAACAAGATTTGGGATCCCATCTTTGATTGCTATTGTTTCCTGCTTGACCCTGGCCGCCATATGACGGATTATAACCATGCCGTACAAAGGGTGGTGGCGATGAAACGTGATTTCAATCTCAGCGACCCATCCCCTACTTCTCACCAGGGTGGCAAATGGCTGGAGCGTGTAGTGCTATTACAGAAGGACAAAGAAATGATCTGCAAGAGTTATGCTGAAGGTGGATTTTTGAAGAAATGGTATTATATCAGAAAAGCGATTAAAGAGACTAAGAAGGCAGATGACATGGCCAGTCAATTCAAGGAAATCCTCGTGGAGTCAAAGCCAAGGCCACGCCCTGTTGCTAGAATATCACCAGGAGACCCATTGGAGATTATGAAGACATATACAGATAAGGTCGTTGAATTTATCAAAAATGAATCTGAAGACTCTAAACTGCTTGGAATATGGGGAATGGCAGGAGTTGGCAAGTCGGTACTCATAAGAAATATCTCTATGTGCCACTCACAGTATGCTGCTGCTGATACCCCTTTCCAGATTCTGTTCGTTGATGCTGGTTCGGACAGCTCTATCTGTAAGATTCAAAATGCACTATTTGGCCTTCTGGGATTGGCGCTAACGCCAGATGTAACTGAATCTGTGAAGGCATTTACCATCAGTAGTTACTTGAGTGAAAACAATTTCTTGCTTCTGCTAGATGATGTTCGAGAGCCTTTTGATCTTGCAAGAATTGGCGTCCCTGTTCCAGACCCGGCCTCTGCTATGTGCCGCAAGGTTGTCTTCACAACACGTACGCATGCCATATGCGCTTCTATGGGGTGTGACAGTATTATGCAGATGTCATGTCCAACTGAGGAAGAT GCCTTGGAGGATTCAAGGTTCTGTGCGGTTTCTTCTGTCTTAATTAAGGAGTGTGGTCTGCTGCCGGAAGCCTTGCGCAATGTTGGACTATCAATGTCCATAAAAGACGGACCTGAACAGTGGGAACTAGCTGTAAAGCTGCTGAGACAGGCCAAGTTGCATCTGGTTACTCATAAAAAGGATAACCTTTTTGAGAGGCTGCGGTGCAGTTACGATGAGCTGGAAGCTAAAATCAAAGAGTGTCTTGTCCTCATCTGTTCCTTGTGGAGTGAAGATGCAAATATTCCCATCGACAGCCTCATTCTAATGTGGATAGGCATGGGCTTGTTGGATGGCTTGAATGCACAGAGAGAAGGATATGCTTACATAAGAATGCTTCAGCAGCGATGTTTACTAGAGAAAGGGCAGAACACCCTCACTTCAAGTGAAGATACTCATGTTCGAATGAACCCAATGATTCGCAAGGCCATTATAAAGACATTGGATAACAGGGAAGCGAACTGGTTTCCAGATTTGCCTTGGAGATCCTCATTAACTGAGAAAACTTGGCTTGTAGCTCAGCGCGTCTGGGCATCAGCAAAAGATTTTGAGATGTTTAAGAGGAAATGTTATCTGGATCAGAATAACAAAGAGAGATCCAAGTTGCTGCAGTCTAACGTGACTGTGTTGGTTAGTCGCTGTGTTATAAAATTTGATCTTTGCCAATTTCACCAGCTTGTATTTCTTGATATGGAGGGAGCCACTCTTCCAAATTTCCCTGAACGAGTCACCAAGATGAATGCTCTAGAGTACCTCAATCTGTCATCCACGGGATTAACCTCAGTCCCTTCTTCTTTGGGAGATCTCTCAAAACTAAAGTATTTGTTTCTCCGAAGGAATCCTGAACTTGAGCATATACCGATAGGGGTGATTGCCAAGCTAAAGGAACTGAAAGTATTAGATCTGTTTGATACTGGGTGCCTGCTCACATCACTAATAAATGAGATAAAGGAGCTAGAAATGGATTGCCTCATGGCTGGGTTCACCGTGGAAACTGAAAATATATTGAGGGAACTGAGAGAGCTCTCTGAAGTTTGCCCACTGTATATGTGCTTGTCCAGGTTTGAGACCGAAAAGGTTGATCTTCTGTACTTGCTTGCAGACTTTGATAAACTGCATGAACTCCAAATTAAGAGCTCTCATCATGTGCTTAAATTAGTGTACACGGATCTTGAGGTTCAAAGCACCCCAAAGATTTTCACATGCCTTGAGAGATTTATAATTAGTAACCTGCCAAACCTTGTATCTATTGATTTGAAACCCGAAGGGTTGAACATTAAATCAGTGAAGATATACAACTGTAACAAGTTAACAGACATAACTTGGATTCTGAACCTGGTTAATTTAGAGGAGCTAGTTATCAAGGACTGCTGCAGGATGAGGACTCTCATTTCTGCTAGTGCGGCAGAAGAATTGGGACTGCCGAGATTGAAAAGAGTTGAGCTTCATGGTTTGCCTGAACTCCTTACCTTGTCAGAAGCAGCGCCTCTATGTTTCAAAAGCGTAATACACTGGTGTGTTTTTCAATGCCGCAAATTATCCGGGTTGCCTAAGCCGCCGGCTCTGAAGAGTGTGTTACTAGACTGTGATGTAGGCATTTGGAATAAAATGTCACAAACTGGTGTGGCGGCTCAGTTCGCTGAAAGAGTACATCTTTAG
- the LOC125546131 gene encoding probably inactive leucine-rich repeat receptor-like protein kinase At3g28040, which produces MRPTYPPRSRAPPPCSHQNAQLASPTVPLPHCPSTSLDLSIAVDRHLHITPPLPSHCHSNGPAHPIPAASEMAAPTTVLLLLLLLLCVVVGPRSAYADVLPEPVNEEVLGLVVFRSALTDPSGALAAWAESDATPCGWPHVECDPATARVLRLALDGLALSSASGLPRGLDRLPRLQSLSLARNNLSGALRPGLSLLPSLRLLDLSRNNLHGPLPDDLPLLASLRYLDLSSNAFSGPLPSSFPPALRFLVLSGNRLSGDVPAGLAGSPLLLHLNLSGNELSGAPDFANALWPLSRLRALDLSRNRLSGPVAPGVGGLHNLKTLDLSGNRFSGAVPEDIGLCPHLGAVDLSDNAFDGELPESMARLASLVRLSASANRLSGAVPAWLGGLAALQHLDLSDNALTGNLPDSLGDLKDLSYLSLSKNRLAGSVPEAMSGCTRLAELHLRGNQLSGSIPDALFDVGLETLDMSSNALTGVLPSGSTRLAETLQWLDLSGNQLTGGIPAEMALFFNLRYLNLSSTDLRTQLPPELGLLRNLTVLDLRSSGLYGPVPGDLCESGSLAVLQLDGNSLAGPIPDNIGKCSSLYLLSMGHNSLTGPIPAGMGELKKLEILRLEDNNLTGEIPQQLGGLESLLAVNISHNRLVGRLPASGVFQSLDASALEGNLGVCSPLVAEPCVMNVPKPLVLDPNEYTHGGNNNDSDLAANGDGSGGETAPRKRRFLSVSAMVAICAALSIVLGVVVIALLNVSARRRRGVGGGSADGLFQGKELELESSVVSGSSTKSSKLAATGKMVTFGPGSSLRTEDFVGGADALLSKATEIGRGGAFGTTYRASVGEGRVVAVKKLSTASVVESRDEFDREARVLGKARHPNLMPLKGYYWTPQLQLLVTDYAPHGSLEGRLHGKDGEGAASFPPLTWAERFRVVAGTARGLAYLHQSFRPPVIHYNLKPSNILLDSRCNPLIADFGLARLLRKPKQQQQPDGNGGVGAMGSCRFMQSAAMGYAAPELACSSLRVNEKCDVYGFGVLVLELVTGRRAVEYGEDDVAVLTDQVRVALEQGAGVDDDGAAAERLVDPALRGEFPEEEALPVLKLGVVCTSQIPSNRPSMAEVVQILQVIRAPSLPGCTAQLF; this is translated from the exons ATGCGTCCAACCTACCCCCCTCGCTCACGGGCGCCTCCACCATGCTCCCACCAAAACGCCCAGCTCGCCTCGCCCACTGTACCACTCCCTCACTGTCCATCTACCTCACTAGATCTCTCCATCGCCGTCGATCGCCACCTCCATATCACTCCACCattgccatcccactgccactcCAACGGTCCAGCCCATCCCATCCCGGCAGCGTCAGAAATGGCGGCTCCGACCAccgtgctcctcctcctccttctgcTGCTCTGCGTCGTCGTCGGGCCGCGCTCGGCGTACGCGGACGTGCTGCCGGAGCCGGTGAACGAGGAGGTGCTGGGGCTGGTGGTGTTCCGCTCGGCCCTAACCGACCCCTCGGGCGCCCTGGCCGCGTGGGCCGAGTCGGACGCCACGCCCTGCGGCTGGCCGCACGTCGAGTGCGACCCGGCCACCGCCCGCGTGCTCCGCCTGGCGCTCGACGGCCTCGCCCTCTCCTCCGCCTCCGGCCTGCCCCGCGGCCTCGACCGCCTCCCGCGCCTCCAGTCGCTCTCCCTCGCCCGCAACAACCTCTCCGGCGCCCTCCGCCCCGgcctctccctcctcccctcccTCCGCCTCCTCGACCTCTCCCGCAACAACCTCCACGGCCCGCTCCCCGACGACCTCCCGCTCCTCGCCTCCCTCCGCTACCTCGACCTTTCATCCAACGCCTTCTCCGGCCCGCTCCCAAGCTCCTTCCCGCCCGCGCTCCGCTTCCTCGTGCTCTCCGGGAACCGCCTCTCCGGCGACGTGCCCGCGGGCCTCGCCGGGAGCCCGCTGTTGCTCCACCTCAACCTCTCCGGGAACGAGCTCTCCGGCGCGCCCGACTTCGCCAACGCGCTCTGGCCACTCTCGCGGCTCCGCGCGCTCGAcctgtcaagaaaccgcctctcCGGCCCTGTGGCGCCCGGCGTCGGCGGGCTGCACAACCTCAAGACCCTCGACCTCAGCGGCAACCGCTTCTCCGGCGCCGTCCCCGAGGACATCGGCCTCTGCCCGCACCTCGGCGCCGTCGACCTCAGCGACAACGCGTTCGACGGCGAGCTCCCGGAGTCCATGGCGCGCCTCGCCTCGCTGGTGCGCCTCTCCGCGTCCGCCAACCGGCTCTCCGGCGCCGTGCCCGCGTGGCTCGGCGGGCTGGCCGCGCTCCAGCACCTCGATTTATCGGACAACGCGCTCACCGGCAACCTGCCGGACTCGCTCGGCGACCTCAAGGACCTCAGCTACCTCAGCCTCTCCAAGAACCGGCTCGCCGGCTCCGTCCCGGAGGCAATGTCCGGCTGCACCAGGCTCGCCGAGCTGCATCTGAGGGGCAACCAGCTCAGCGGCAGCATCCCCGACGCCCTGTTCGACGTCGGGCTGGAGACGCTGGACATGTCGTCGAACGCGCTCACGGGCGTGCTGCCCTCGGGATCCACCAGGCTGGCCGAGACGCTGCAGTGGCTCGACCTATCAGGCAACCAGCTCACCGGCGGTATCCCGGCCGAGATGGCGCTCTTCTTCAACCTCCGCTACCTCAACCTCTCCAGCACTGACCTCCGCACGCAGCTGCCGCCGGAGCTCGGCCTGCTCCGCAATCTGACGGTGCTCGACCTCCGCAGCAGCGGGCTGTACGGGCCCGTGCCCGGCGACCTCTGCGAGTCCGGCAGCCTCGCCGTGCTCCAGCTCGACGGCAACTCTCTCGCTGGCCCCATCCCCGACAACATCGGGAAGTGCTCCTCTCTCTACCTACT GAGCATGGGGCACAACAGTCTGACGGGACCGATACCGGCGGGCATGGGTGAGCTGAAGAAGCTGGAGATTCTGCGGCTGGAGGACAACAACCTCACCGGCGAGATACCGCAGCAGCTGGGCGGGCTGGAGAGCCTCCTGGCGGTGAACATCTCGCACAACCGGCTCGTCGGGCGGCTGCCGGCGTCCGGCGTGTTCCAGAGCCTGGACGCCAGCGCGCTGGAGGGCAACCTCGGCGTGTGCAGCCCGCTGGTCGCCGAGCCGTGCGTGATGAACGTGCCCAAGCCGCTCGTGCTCGACCCCAACGAGTACACGCACGGCGGCAACAATAACGACAGTGACCTCGCGGCGAACGGCGACGGCAGCGGCGGGGAGACGGCGCCGAGGAAACGGCGGTTCCTGAGCGTGTCCGCCATGGTGGCCATCTGCGCGGCGCTGTCCATCGTCCTCGGAGTCGTGGTGATCGCCCTGCTCAACGTgtcggcgcggcggcggaggggtGTCGGAGGCGGCTCCGCGGACGGGCTGTTCCAGGGGAAGGAGCTGGAGCTGGAGAGCAGCGTGGTGTCCGGCAGCTCGACCAAGTCGAGCAAGCTCGCCGCCACGGGGAAGATGGTGACGTTCGGGCCGGGGAGCAGCCTCCGCACGGAGGACTTCGTTGGCGGCGCGGATGCGCTGCTGAGCAAGGCGACGGAGATCGGGCGCGGCGGCGCGTTCGGGACGACGTACCGCGCGTCGGTGGGCGAGGGCCGCGTGGTCGCCGTGAAGAAGCTGTCGACGGCGAGCGTGGTGGAGTCCCGCGACGAGTTCGATCGCGAGGCGCGCGTGCTGGGCAAGGCGCGGCACCCGAACCTGATGCCGCTCAAGGGGTACTACTGGACGCCGCAGCTGCAGCTCCTCGTCACCGACTACGCGCCGCACGGCAGCCTGGAGGGGCGCCTCCACGGCAAGGACGGCGAAGGCGCGGCGTCTTTTCCGCCGCTGACGTGGGCGGAGCGGTTCAGGGTGGTGGCCGGCACGGCGAGGGGGCTGGCGTACCTGCACCAGTCGTTCCGGCCGCCGGTGATCCACTACAACCTGAAGCCGAGCAACATCCTGCTGGACTCGCGGTGCAACCCGCTGATCGCCGACTTCGGGCTGGCGCGGCTGCTCCGGAAGccgaagcagcagcagcagccggaCGGCAACGGCGGCGTGGGCGCGATGGGCAGCTGCCGGTTCATGCAGAGCGCGGCCATGGGGTACGCGGCGCCGGAGCTGGCGTGCAGCAGCCTGCGCGTGAACGAGAAGTGCGACGTGTACGGGTTCGGCGTGCTGGTGCTGGAGCTGGTGACGGGGCGGCGGGCCGTGGAGTACGGCGAGGACGACGTGGCCGTGCTGACCGACCAGGTGCGTGTGGCGCTGGAGCAGGGGGCGGGCGTGGACgacgacggcgcggcggcggagcggTTGGTGGACCCGGCGCTGCGCGGCGAGTTCCCGGAGGAGGAGGCGCTGCCGGTGCTGAAGCTGGGCGTGGTGTGCACGTCGCAGATCCCGTCGAACCGGCCGTCCATGGCGGAGGTGGTCCAGATCCTGCAGGTCATCCGGGCCCCCTCGCTGCCCGGATGCACGGCGCAACTCTTCTGA